GATTTCAGCGCCAGTTTCTCTCACTGCACACGTAATTAGAGTCAAAGGCAAAGATATATAGCTCTCGCTTCGGCAACCGTTGTCAGTATTACGTGTAAGAAAAGGAAAACAGCTGCATGCGGAACAAAGGATTTGGAACCACCACATGCTTAATTAGGATAAAGCAGATATTTGGAACAATGATTGCATTTGAGGTCTGGAGAAGCATACAACTTGTAATAAGCTTCCACAGCGCTAGCTAGCTTGTAGTTCATATTTCAAGGGGCAACCACGCTATAAGAATCGCCCACCAGCTCCCGCTCTGTATTCTTCTCCTCTTTTCCTATTGTTGAAACCAGCAAAGCCAGTGTGCTGATCACACTTGATGCTCAAAAGATACAAAGTATTCCTCCCATTCTAGGTTCCTTTCTGTGATTTAGTTTAATAACATGGATACAGTTAAGGGTCTCATGTCAACAAGGCGAGGCCTCAAACCCGTTCGCACAAAAAGAGAAGAATATGGAGAAGGAATGCAGGCCAACACAGAGGAAGAACAGCCACTAAGTCCGCTGGCGCGCCTATTTCACGAACCCGGTTGTAATCTCTATATCATCGCCATCATGGGCACAAAGACCAGAATCGACCCAGACATCATTAAGGACAAGCTACAACATACTCTGCTTAAGCATCCTCGCTTCTCCAGTCTGCAGGTAAAAAATACATCCTTTAACCTGATGCAACACATTGAGAAATGCTGAAAATATAGAGACAACATGGTTTAATGAATTTTTGGTAAAGTGTGACTTTATTAACAACGTGGTTTCTGTTATGGGAAGCCTTTTAGAAGTGAACTCTCTCTTTTAATAAATCGCATTAACAAGGTCTTAACTCTATGATATTAACAACAAATAAATTTCTCTGTACATATTAACAGTCAGTTTTTTTCAGTTCAATTGCACACAGAAATCAACTTGATGGTTCAAGTGAGCTTGCAAGTTTTAATGAGAATTTCGTTAGCTATAATGCATATGAATGCCCAGtctctgagagagagagagagagagagagagtgagtgctTAAAAGTAAGGGAAATACTTAACCTGGCAACAACCCACACCTAGTCGTCTAGCACATCCCAAACCAATCTCATTTATGCTCAGGTGGATTCTGTGTGTGCGCGCGTGTCAAGGATAGTTTCTAACTttctattttaaatatttttgaattgcATGCTAACTCAGAAAATAAATGAAGGTTGCAGATGAGAAAAATGGTAGGAAGATGAGATGGGTTCAAACAGAAGTGGACTTGGAACAGCATGTAATTATCCCAGACCTAGACCCAGAGATGAACTCACCTGACAAGTTTGTCGAAGACTACATCTCCAGCCTTAGCAAAACCACAATTGACTCCTCAAAACCTCTATGGGACCTCCATCTTCTCAACATCAAAACTTCTGATGCTGAAGCCACTGGTGTTTTTCGGATCCACCACTCTCTTGGGGATGGCGTTTCTCTTATGTCTCTTCTGCTTGCGTGCACTCGGAAAATATCTGACCCAGAGGCGGTGCCTACCTTGCCTGTGCAGAAGAAGTTGGACTCGAATAATTTTAGGGGGTTTTGGTCGATGCTCCGATTGTATTGGAATACAATGGTTGATTTTCTGATGTTTCTTGCAACAGTTCTCTTCTTAAAAGACACAAAGACGCCTCTCAGCCGTTCAGCAGAAATCCAATCCACTTCTCGAAGATTTGTCCACAGAACAGTTAGCCTGGATGACGTTAAGTTGGTAAAGAATGCAATGGGTGCAGTAAGTCTCATAACCATTAACTGAAACATCCTTGCTTAACATGGTTCTCAACTATAATTGCTGAGACTACTCCTATCAAGTTGCAaagaatacacacacacacacacacacacacatacatatatatatatatatatatatatatatatatatacttcacTAGTGAAAAATAAAGGGAAAACAGCAAATGGTTGTCACTTTCCACCCATGTCCCACTGTGCAGAGCTTTTGCACATGACCATTATTAGATGCCTTTAGTCCATGCATGCTCCTTGATAATTAATAAACATGCTAGGAGGGCAAATTAAAGTATTCAAAGTTCATACGGATGGATGAAAGCTAAATTATACAAGCAGTCTAGCGTGAATATTTATGGCTTATGCTCATTGAGGAAAGGTAAATAATGCTTTCTTGACACCACAATGTACGTTAATTGAACTACTCATATGAAGGAT
This region of Malania oleifera isolate guangnan ecotype guangnan chromosome 10, ASM2987363v1, whole genome shotgun sequence genomic DNA includes:
- the LOC131166123 gene encoding wax ester synthase/diacylglycerol acyltransferase 11-like yields the protein MDTVKGLMSTRRGLKPVRTKREEYGEGMQANTEEEQPLSPLARLFHEPGCNLYIIAIMGTKTRIDPDIIKDKLQHTLLKHPRFSSLQVADEKNGRKMRWVQTEVDLEQHVIIPDLDPEMNSPDKFVEDYISSLSKTTIDSSKPLWDLHLLNIKTSDAEATGVFRIHHSLGDGVSLMSLLLACTRKISDPEAVPTLPVQKKLDSNNFRGFWSMLRLYWNTMVDFLMFLATVLFLKDTKTPLSRSAEIQSTSRRFVHRTVSLDDVKLVKNAMGATINDVVLGIIQAALSRYLNRRYGEEKKDKGTTEKQNNLPKNIRFRAPLLINLRPAAGIIALADMMATGSKVKWGNGIGYVLLPFTIGLRDDPLDYIREAKATVDRKKHSLEAMCTFPFADLIIKFLGVKVGRVLTYNVPSHTTMLFSNMIGPQEEIGFHGHPISFIGPTCYGQPNALMIHVQSYVNKMTFVVSVDESIVPDPHQLCNDLEESLKLIKDAVLPTGSADA